From a region of the Mytilus galloprovincialis chromosome 3, xbMytGall1.hap1.1, whole genome shotgun sequence genome:
- the LOC143067166 gene encoding uncharacterized protein LOC143067166 — protein sequence MQMECTRCQRSGIALKRCTGCYMVSYCSKICQRAGWVEHQFKCNRTNIQTTSSEKETYNNSTENVSNEQFNTSMDIESIEIGGHESHTKAKEQIMKPQSQKQKSQSTIKTAIKSETENYQTTCSVCEESTDKKCSRCKKVFYCSKACQKNDWKNHKSTCLNREGNSEYHSSFSAGFSTFNPFSSFPQQEHLSMTAITTDEKYQGAIKLAQTRFPHQKILYLLEEVQTENIFFRPQTHDVLVAFIPRYHHYRQRHCIYIQDKNGEETYVAFYLDYDNPFPFFSWSGIRPGRFITIDNPFIHYFRDGSVGLRIEEPSTVSLIDV from the exons ATGCAGATGGAGTGTACCAGGTGTCAGAGATCAGGAATAGCTTTAAAACGATGCACTGGGTGTTACATGGTTTCTTATTGTTCGAAGATTTGTCAAAGAGCAGGATGGGTTGAACATCAGTTCAAATGCAATAGAACAAATATACAAACCACCAGTAGCGAAAAAGAAACTTATAACAACTCAACAGAAAATGTATCAAATGAACAATTCAATACATCGATGGATATTGAAAGTATAGAAATTGGGGGACACGAGTCTCACACAAAAGCTAAAGAACAGATTATGAAGCCCCAAAGTCAAAAACAGAAATCGCAGTCAACGATCAAAACAGCAATTAAAAGTGAAACTGAAAATTATCAAACTACATGCTCTGTTTGTGAGGAAAGCACCGATAAGAAATGCTCAAGATGCAAAAAGGTGTTTTATTGTTCAAAGGCATGTCAGAAAAATGATTGGAAAAATCATAAATCAACATGTCTAAATCGGGAAGGCAACTCCGAATATCATTCGTCTTTTAGTGCAGGGTTTTCAACATTTAATCCGTTCTCGTCATTTCCACAGCAAGAACATCTATCCATGACTGCAATAACTACTGACGAAAAATACCAGGGAGCTATTAAACTGGCGCAGACTCGGTTTCCACACCAAAAGATCTTATATTTGCTAGAAGAAGTTCAAACTGAAAACATTTTCTTTCGTCCACAAACGCACGACGTCCTTGTTGCTTTTATTCCCAGATATCATCATTACAGACAACGACATTGTATTTATATACAG GACAAAAATGGGGAGGAAACATATGTCGCCTTTTACCTGGACTATGACAATCCATTTCCATTCTTCAGCTGGTCCGGCATAAGACCAGGACGTTTTATTACCATTGACAATCCGTTTATTCACTACTTTAGGGACGGATCTGTTGGACTGCGAATTGAGGAACCATCTACGGTTTCACTCATAGACGTATAA
- the LOC143067169 gene encoding arylacetamide deacetylase-like, which produces MQSWLTCTVIIVCIAYYLYIPIPENAAEPWKQRFTYSAFKVINDVARVAGVLGFSKINVTRSGLGFYPLLDWLISKPIYDIKLVDDVFDGVKVRLYYPRASEAKLTPAVVYFHGGGWVFLDADKYDNVMERLSTTTEFITIFVEYRKAPEHIFPAAFDDCVKATLYLLQKGENHGVDSKRIGLAGDSAGGNLAMAVSLKIGEQQLKLPPLRFQVLIYPTLQALDLTLSSFKEFDIPARQECTLVTKGLMIFWLNMYAFGHLNYTDSFVNNSHVTSASKKRYRKLVDPKLLPEKYQTVPNDDVESSIPNVHNVEKILLNPYYAPLMMTDKQLQTLPKTLIMTCDIDGLRDEGYILAARMRNIGHDVKHENYKGMDHGFIWFSYYEAFKEGNTNFSSYVKTNM; this is translated from the exons atgcaaTCTTGGCTGACCTGTACAGTAATAATAGTTTGTATTGCTTACTATTTATACATACCAATTCCGGAAAACGCAGCTGAACCATGGAAACAACGATTTACATATTCTGCATTTAAAGTTATAAATGATGTG GCTAGGGTTGCTGGTGTATTAGGATTTTCCAAGATTAATGTAACAAGGAGTGGATTAGGATTTTATCCATTACTTGACTGGTTAATTTCAAAGCCAATTTATGATATCAAG cTAGTAGATGATGTATTTGATGGAGTTAAAGTTCGCTTATACTATCCAAGAGCATCTGAAGCAAAACTGACACCCGCTGTTGTATATTTCCATGGAGGTGGCTGGGTGTTTTTAGATGCAG ATAAATATGACAATGTAATGGAAAGATTGTCAACTACCACTGAGTTTATCACAATATTCGTTGA ATACCGAAAAGCGCCGGAACACATTTTCCCTGCTGCCTTTGACGATTGTGTAAAGGCAACACTTTACTTACTGCAAAAAGGCGAGAACCATGGAGTTGATTCTAAAAGAATTGGTTTAGCAG GCGACAGTGCAGGTGGTAATCTAGCAATGGCTGTCTCGTTAAAGATAGGAGAACAACAACTAAAGTTACCTCCCTTGCGGTTCCAAGTTCTTATCTACCCAACATTACAAGCTTTAGATTTAACTTTATCGTCATTCAAAGAATTTGATATCCCTGCAAGACAAGAATGTACCCTTGTCACAAAAGGGTTGATGATATTTTGGTTGAATATGTACGCATTTGGTCATTTAAACTACACCGATTCGTTTGTCAACAATAGCCACGTGACAAGTGCATCAAAGAAACGGTATAGAAAATTGGTTGATCCGAAACTTCTTCCAGAAAAATATCAAACTGTTCCAAATGATGACGTAGAAAGTTCTATTCCAAATGTGCACAACGTTGAGAAAATACTACTTAATCCATATTATGCGCCTTTAATGATGACAGACAAGCAATTGCAAACCTTACCAAAAACTCTAATTATGACCTGCGATATTGACGGATTAAGAGATGAAGGCTATATTTTAGCAGCTAGGATGAGAAACATCGGTcatgatgtaaaacatgaaaacTATAAAGGAATGGATCATGGATTTATCTGGTTTTCTTACTATGAAGCGTTTAAAGAAGGAAATACTAACTTCTCTTCATATGTCAAGACTAACATGTAA